CGCCGATCCGCTAGGCTATGTGCTGGAGCAGTTGGCCAGACCGGGGGAGCGCCAGAACCCCCTGGTGAATGCCGACTTCGGGTCCGCCACGGCCGCCGCGCCGACCGGCCCGCAGCCGTCCGACTGGAAGCAGGGGACCGCGCCGCCGGGGTGGAGCTACTGGCAGAGCGGGGCCTCCAAGGGCCACCCGAACTGGGACCGCACGGTGGGGCGAACGGCCCTCGGCTCCGGCGCGCTGGTGGGCATGAGGAACGGTTGCCTGATCCAGAGCGTCCCGGTGACACCGGGCGAGCGCTGGGCGGTGGCGGCATGGTGCCGGGTGCAGGGGGCGGGCACGCCGTCCTTCGCCATGCGCTGGCAGACCCCCGAGGGCAAGTGGCACGCCGAGGCGCTCGATGTGAGCCTGAGCACCGCCCGGACCGAAGGTGAATGGGCACTGATGGCCGGCGCGGGCGTCGTGCCCGAGGGCGCCGGGAAGCTGGTGCTGCTGCCTTCCGTGACCGGGCAGCAGTCGGACCAGGACACCATCTGGTGGGATGACGTAGTGGCTTTCCGCATGGACGACTGACAACTCCCAGACCGCCGTGGACCTGTGAGGTGCGTTCCGGTGAAGCGACTCGCGTTGCTTGCGCTTGTGTGCGTCGGGGCCTGGGGCCCCGCGCTCAGCCAGACTCTGGTGGCGGGGCGGTGCGCGCAAGCCCCGGCCCTCGACGGCCAGCCGGCGGATGCCTGCTGGCAGGAGGCCATGGTCGCCACGGACTTCTCGGTGCTGGGCAGCGGCGGGACGGAGCGCGCTTTCCGCCAGACCACCGCCCGCGCCGTCTGGGACGACCAGGCGCTGTACCTGCACGTGATCTGCCTGGAGCCCGATCCGGCATCCGTCACGGCCGAGGTCAAGAACCGCGATGGCGAGGTCTGGATGGAAGACGCCGTCGAGGTGTTCCTGCAGCCTGACCTCGCGCGGACGGACTTCCTGCACTTTGTCATCAACGCCCGCGGCGTCCGCTACGAGGAGCGCAACACCGACCCCGCGTTCGACCCCGACGTCCAGGTCCGAGCCGTGGCTCTGCCGCAGGCGTGGCAGGTGGAAATGGCCCTGCCCTGGCAGCAGCTGGGGGTCGCGGCGCCGCGTGAGGACGCTGCCTGGGGCTTCAACGTCGGGCGCGAGCATCGGCCGCAGCGACCCCAGGAATGGAGCACCTGGGCGCCTTTGGCCAAGGGCGAGGCCAAGTTCCATCGCCCCAACCTGTTCGGGCGGCTGCAGTTCGCCGCCCAGCCCCGGCCTGGTCGCGTCTCGGGCTATCAGGCCACCGACGGCCTGGTCGTCAACCCGGACTTCAGCCGCGTCAAGGACGGGAAGCCGGAGGGCTGGGGCCTTGCCGCGTCGTCCCGGTGCGCTGAAGTCTCCCCGGCCTCGGGCCACTGGGGGGTGCGCAACGACGGGGACTATGGCGTCGCCAGCCAGCCCCTCAACCTGCCCGTGAAGGCCGGGGACGCCTTCACGATCTATGCCGTCATGCGCGGCTCCCCGGACACGCTGGCGGGGGTCGCCGCCGTGCAGGAGATGGAGGACGGCAGCCCCGACGATCTGTACCCCTTCTGGAAGCTGGAAGTGACCGGCGACTACCGGCTCTACAGCGGCCGCATCATCGTGGACAAGGGGGCCCGGCGCCTCAAGTCCTTCAACCTGTACCGGGCCAACCGGCAGGGCTGGATCGAGTATGCTTACGTGCAGATGGTCCCCGGGATCCGCGGCGCCAGCGGCATTGCCGATGCCACCCGCTGTACCCGCCAGGAGCACCGGGGGATCGGCGAGCCCGCCGCGACCCCGGCGCTGCCGGCCTTCGAGCCCCTCCCCGGCGGCCCGCTGCGGGCCCTGATCTTCATCGGCGAGTTCCAGCGCGATGTGGTGGAGCTGGCCCAACGCCTCGATCTGAACTATGACCTCGTCTACTGCCCGACCTACCGGCCCTCCGGCAAGGTAGACTCGGTGGTCGCCTACGACCCGGAGACCGTCCTGCGACGGCTGGCGTCAGGCGACTATGATCTCATCATCCTCGCCGGGAACCCCTCCGCCTCGGAAGTGGTAGACGGCCTGCTGTCGGCGGCCGGGCGCGGGGTGGGGGTGCTGTGCGTGGATCCCGTCGGGGGCGGCGGTCCGGTGGACGCTGGCCAGTACAAGCGCCTGCGTGCGGCCCTGAAGGCCACCGCGCTCCCGGGGGAGCGGTGGGCCGAGGTGCTGGGGGCGCTCGACCCCGCGGCTCTGGCAGTCACCACGGACGGCCCCCCGGCGCTCAAGGCCGTGGCCGCGAGTGAGGTCGGCAAGGCACGGGTGGCCTGCCTGACCTGGGCCGATCCCGTGAGCGGTCTGATCCCCTTCACGCCCGGGTGGGGCGAGTACTGGGAGTACCGCTGGGCGGCCCTGTGCCGGGCGGCCCTGTGGGTGGCGCGACGGCCCAGCCCCGGGCACCTCGAGGCCCTGGAAGTCGGCCAGAACGTGACCGCACAGGTCACCGGCCCTCCCGGCCAGCCCCTGACGGTCGAGGTGCGCTGGGACGCGCGGTTTGGGGGCCTGGGTTCGCTGCAGCGCACCGTGACGCCCGGTGTGGCCGGGCCGGCGACGGTCACCTTCACCGCCCCGGCCGCGGCGGCCAGGACGCGCGGGCCGGTGGTCGCGCAGGTGCTGCTGCGCGACAGAGCCGGGCATGCCCTCGACTTTGCGGCCCGGCCGCTGCTGGCCACGACGCCGCCGGTGACGATCCAGAGCGTGACCGCCCCGGCCGAGGTGGCCCCCGGGGCCGTGTGCGACGTGCAGGCCACCTGCGCCATCGCCGAGGGCGCCAGGCCGACCCTCCGGGCAGAACTGGTGGACGCCTTCGGGCGCGTGCTGTCCCGGGCTGAGACAAGGCCCTCGGCCGCCGGCACCCAGCAGGTCAAGCTGGCGCTGCGCGTGGCGAGCCCGCTGTCGGTGTACCATCGGGCCGTCGTGTCGGCATGGGAGGGCGAGGTGCTGGTGGACCGGGCCGGCGCCGAGGTGCTGGTGCCACAGGCGGCGGACGATCTGGACGACTTCGCGCTGGCCACCGGGTTCGCCGCCTCGCAGATCCGGTGCCCGGAGCACCTGCGTGATGAGCTGGCGGCATTCCTGCGCGCGCAGGGCGTACGCTCGTGCACGATCAGCGAGTACCTTGTGCAGCGCGGGTTCTCGGCCTTCGGCGGGGTGCTGCACTCGGGGATGCGCAACACCGGCAAGGCCCCGGTGCGCGTGCGCTGCTTCAGCGATCCGGCGGAGCTGGCGGGGCTGGCGGAGCGCACGACCGCCGCCGTGGCCGCCAAGCGCCGCTGGGGCTTCATCGGCTACAACATGGATGACGAGACGCACCTGTCGCAGCAGGGCAACGAGGAGTTCTGCGCCTGTGACTTCTGCCGCCAGGGCTTTCAGGACTGGGCCCGAAGCTGCTATGGCGACATCGCGCAGGCCAACCGCGAGTGGGGGACACAGTACGCGAGCTTCGACGAGATCACCGTGCCGCTGCTTCACGACCTGAGGGGGCAGACGAACCCGGCCCGCTGGGTGGACTTCCGCCTGCACATGGACCGCGTGTGGGCCCGGGCGTACGCCACCGCCCACGAGGCGGTCCGGGCCCGGTTCCCCGACGTGCGGCTGAGCTTCACCAACCCCTACGCCTACAACTCCCTGTCCGGCACCGACTTCTCGCTGTGGACGCCGCACGAGGAGTTGCTGCTGCGCTACTTCTACCGGCAGGTCGTGGACCGGAACAAGTCGTGGTCGCACGCGCCGATGATCTCGTGGTTCGGCTACGAATCTACGGCGCCGGAGTGCCGGCAGTTCCTGTGGTGGTTTGCGCTCAACGGCGGCGTCAGCCCGATCTGGTGGGACCCGCTGGAGCCCTGGGGCTACACCGGCAAGGACGGCTTCACGCCCTGGCAGATGCTCGATCCGCTGTGGCGGCCCACGGGGCGCAGCGTGGCCGTCACCGAGGCGGCCCGCGACCTGCAGGGAGGGATCGGCAAGGTGCTGCGCCTGGCGCAGCCGGCCGCGGCCGAGGCGCTCGTGATCCATTCCCAGGCCAGCCTGCACAGCCTGTACGCCGAGGCCGCGCTGCCGGTGGGGCGGCCGGTGAACACGGGCTACCAGCGGTATGCATCAGCCGATGATGCGCTGGCCGCGGCGCTCAAGCGGGCGGGCCTGTGCTATCGCTACGCGCTCCCCGAGCAACTGACCCGGGAGCGGCTACGGGGTGTGTCGCTGGTTGTTCTGCCGTGCTGCGTGGCGCTGAGCGACGAGGCGGTGGCGGCGCTGCGGCAGTTCGTCGCCGGCGGCGGGCGGTTGCTGGCGGACCTGATGCCCGCCACGCAGACGGCCCATGGCTGCCCGCGGGCGGCGTCGCCGCTGGCGGAGGTGTTCGCCGGGCCGCGGGCGGTGTGCCTGGGGAGTGCAGCGACGGCGACACAGGCCGAGGCGATTGACACCGCACTGGCGAAACTCGGCGTGCAGGCGGCGCTCTCCTGGCGGCTGGCCAGGGGCGGGTTGCCGGCGCAGACGGAGGCCTACCGGTTCACGCTGGGGGCGGCGGAATATGTGGGGCTGGTGCGCGCGGCGACGGGGGAAGCGGCCCGGGAGGGCGATGTAGTCCTGCGGCTGCCCGAGCGCCGGTTCGTGTACGACGCCCGGGCCGGGCGACTGCTGGGGCAGCTTGAGGAGCTGAAGATCGCAGTTCCGCCGGCGGATGCGCGCTTCCTGGCGTTGCTGCCGTACCGCGTGGAGGGGCTGGGCCTGCAGTGCCGCTTGCAGGGGAGACAGTTGCAGGTCACCGCGGCGGTCCGGTGCGCCGGCCGTCCGACGGACCATGTGCTGCACCTGGAGCTGACCGCGCCGGGGCAGCAGGCCCCGGTCTTCGCCTACACGCGCAATGTGGCGGCCCCGGGCGGGCGTGTGACCACGACCATCCCGTTGGCGCTGAATGACCCGTCAGGGGCGTGGCAGGTCACGGTGCGCGACGTGGCCAGCGGCGTGAAGGCGGCGGGGACGTTCCGCGTGCCCTGAGCGGCCCGCGAGCGGCTACACGTTCCAGTCCGGGCGCAACTCGCGGGCGCGTTTGGCGATCTTCTCGCGGAGCTGCTTAGGCTTATTGATGTCCCCCAGGATGCTCGGCAGCGGCTGGCCCGGCCCGGCATCCGCCGGATCGGCCGACCAGTTGTCCCCCTCGTAGGGCGCCAGTTCGACGGCGTTGTCGAAGCTCGGCACGTCCAGGGCCACGTTGTTGTTCAGGGCGCTCCTGTAGGCCAGGATCCCCAGGCAGCTCATCTGCAGGCCGCGGTAGACATCGAAGTACGGCGGCACCCCCGTGCGGATGGCCTGGACGAACTCGTGCAGCATGAAGAAGTCCGCCCCGCCATGGCCGGTGCGGGCCGCCAGGTCGTGGTGCTGGCGGAACTCCGGCCGGTACGTCATGTCGGCGGGCTCCCCCGGCTGCTTGTTCCAGGACTCCTTGTGGATCAGCAGTTGCGTGTAGTCGGTCCGCGAGTTCTCCAGGCAGCCCTTGTGGCCGTAGATGCGGTACCACAGCAGGTGCTTCTCCAGGGCGCCCAGGAGGAGCTTGGCGTAGGCCCCGTTCTCCATCTGCACCATGATCACCGCCGCGAGGTCGTTGCGCTTGTAGGTGTCGCTGCACGCGGGGGTCATGGCGTCCCACGGCACCACAAAGCCATTCACCTTCACCGGGCGCAGGCGGGTGACGTACATGATCGGGCTCATGCTGTGGGTGCAGTAGTACGTCGCGGGCATCCAGTTGCGCCAGTGGTCGAAGGTGGGCGAGAGGCTGATCTTGGTGTCAGCCGAGACGGGGTGGACGTACTCGCCCTCGCCATAGCGGAACTCGCCAATCTCGCCCTTCTGGTACAGGTAGGCCATCTCCTGGGCGAAGTTCATGTACGCACAGTTCTCGGCGAACATGTAGATCCTGCCGCTGGCCTCGACGGCCCGCACCAGCTCGACGGCCTCGCCCATGGTCTTGACGGCGATGCACTCGCTCTGCACGTGCAGCCCCGCCTGCAGCGCCTGGACGGCGGCGGGGGCGTGCTCGGTGCAGTAGTTGGCCAGCACCACTGCGTCCAGGTCGTGCTCCAGCATCTGGCTGTAGTCGGCGTAGCCCGTGACGCCGGGATGGGCGCGCAGGAAGTCCTGCAGGGCCTGCTCCCGCTGCTCGCAGATGGCCGCCAGCTCGACGCCCTCCATGGCGGCGGCCTGTTCGGCGAAGGAACGACCGCGTCCGATGCCATAGACGCCCACGCGGATGGTCTTGCGGCTGCGCCTGGCCATAGCTGCACTCTCCTGCTGCTCGGTGTTCGCGTGGTGCTCCGGGCGCGCCCCCCATCGCCAGTAGCGCGGGCGGCCTCGCCCGCGCGGTGGAGAAGGGCAGGCGAGGCCGCCTGCCCTACGAGACCGGTGGTTCCTCCCGGAACGCGCTGTCGGACACGGACCGGTTCTGGCCGGTCGGGCCCGACGGGGGGCGGACTTCGGCGCGACGCGAAGGAATCCCTCCTGCGTATCACGCGCGCAGCGCACGGGCAGGTCTTGGGCGCGTACGCCCGGAAGAGACTGCCGCGAGGCGCTGCCTGCGGGCAGGCGCCATGGACCGGTCACTGAGGTTGGCTGCCTTGTCTGACCCTCCGCCCCCCATCCTGGCATGTCGCGACCTGGGCAAGGCCTATCCGGGGCTGCTGGCTCTGGACGGCGTCAGCCTGGAGATGGCGGCGGGTGAGTTGTGGGCGCTGGTGGGGGAGAACGGCGCCGGCAAGAGCACCCTGGTCAAGATCATTGCGGGGCAGACGGCGCCCAGCGCGGGGGAGCTGCGCCTGAGCGGGCGGCCGGTCACGACGTTCAGCCCTCGCATGGCCCGCTCCCTGGGCGTGGCCATCGTCCCCCAGCACCCCGACCTGTTTCCCTCCCTGACTGCCCTGGAGAACCTGTTCGTCGGCGAATGGCCGCGCGGCGTCGCGGGCCTGATCTCGTGGCCCGAGATGCGCCGCCGGGCCACCGCCATCCTGTCCGAGATGGGCGTATCGCTGGACCTGGACGCCCGCGCGGGCGACCTGACCGTGGCCGAGCGGCAGTTGCTGCAGATCGCCCGGGCCCTGCTGGCTGACGCCCGTTTGCTGATCCTGGACGAGCCGACCGCGCCGCTGGGGCAGGAGGAGACCGAGCGGCTGTTCGCGCTCATACGACGGCTCCATGGGCGCGGGGTGGCGATGGTCTACATCAGCCATCGCCTGGCCGAGGTGTTCGAGCTGGCCGAGCGCGTGGCGGTGCTGCGGGATGGCCGTCTCGTAGCCACGCGCCCCATCGGCGAGGTCAGCCGCGAGGAGCTCGTGCGGCTGATGGTGGGGGAGGCGGCGGAGGGCGCAGCCCCGGCGGCAGCACAGCATGCGAGGCAGCCGGAGGGCGCGGCATTGCTGGAAGTGCAGGGCCTCAGCGTGCCGGGCAAGGTGGCCGACGTGAGCTTCACCGTGGGGCGCGGGGAGATTGTGGGCCTGGCCGGAGTGGCCGGGTCGGGGCGCAATGAGGTGTTGCGGGCCCTGGGGGGCGTGGAGCCCGGCACGGCGGCACGGCTGCTGATCGGGGGGCAGCCGCTGCCGATCTGCAGTCCCCACGACGCCCTGCAGGCCGGGGTGTCCCTGGTACCCGCCGACCGGCACCGCGAGGCCCTGATCCTGCCCATGAACGTGCGCGAGAACATCACGCTGGGGGCGCTGCGACGCTGCGCCTCGCGGCTTGGGCTGATCCGTCGCCGGGAGGAAGCCGAGCGCGCCACGGAGCTGGCGCGGGCCTTCACGGTGAAGGCGGCCGGGGTGGAGCAACCCGTGGCGGCCCTGTCAGGCGGCAACCAGCAGAAGGTGGCGCTGGCCGCGCGGCTCGCCACGGAGCCGCGCGTGCTGCTGCTCGAGGAGCCGACACAGGGCGTGGATGTCCGGGCCCGGGCGGAACTGCACCGGCAGGTTCGCGATCTGGCCGCCCGGGGCGTGGGGATTGTCCTGGTGTCCTCGGACATGCCGGAGTTGCTGTCGCTGAGCGACCGGCTGCTGGTGCTGCACCGGGGACAGCTGGTGGGGACGCTGAATGCCGCGCAGGCCACGCAGGAGCAGGTGCTGGACCTGGCACTGGGCACTGCCGCGGAGGGGGTGGTGGGCGGGGTGCGAGCGCCGTCGCCGTCGCGCCGTCCACCCATGCGCGAGCTAGGCCTGGCGGTGCTGTTGGCGTTGCTGGTGGGCGTGGTCTCGGTTCTGGCGCCCAGCTTTGCCACCCGGGCGAACCTGGGCGACATCCTGACCAACAACGCCTACCTGCTGATTGCCGCGGTCGGCATGACGATGGTCATTCTCACCGGCGGCATTGACATCTCCATCGGCTCGATGCTGGCCGTGTGCGCCACGGTGGCGGGGGCCAGCGCCTCGGCCGGCTGGCCGGTCGGGGTGGTGCTGGCGGCGACACTGCTGGCCGGGCTGGGGCTGGGGGCGATCAACACCGTCCTCATCGTCCCGGCCCGCATCCCCCCGATCATCGCCACGCTGGCGACGCTAACGCTCGTGCGGCACGTGCTGATCGAAGTGACGGGCGGGCGGTGGATCAACCTGCCGGTGGGCTTCCGGGAGGTCGGCCTGAGCGCCCCGCTGGGGATCGCGCTTCCGGTCTGGGTCGCGGCGGGCGCGGTGGTGGCGGGCTGGGTCGGGCTGCGCTGGACGGCGGCGGGGCGGATGATCTACGCCGCCGGCGACAACCCCGAGAGCGCCGCCCACGTGGGCATCTCCGTGCGGCGGGTGCAGGTGATGGTGTATGTGGTGATGGGGCTGCTGATGGGCCTGGCGGCGTTCGTGTATGCCGGGCGCTGGAGCGCCATCCAGACGAATGCGGGGCAGGGGCTGGAGATGGTGGTCATCACGGCGGTCGTCGTGGGCGGGACCAACGTCTTCGGGGGCAGCGGAACGATGCTGGGCACGGTGCTCGGGGTGCTGTTGCTGGGGGTCATCGCCGGGGCCCTGACGCCCCTGCGGCTGGAGCCCACCTGGGAGAAGGCCTTCCAGGGCGGGCTGATACTGCTGGCGGTCGTGGCGGACACACTGCGCCGCCGGGGCCGGGGGGAGGGCTGATGG
Above is a window of bacterium DNA encoding:
- a CDS encoding beta-galactosidase, whose translation is MKRLALLALVCVGAWGPALSQTLVAGRCAQAPALDGQPADACWQEAMVATDFSVLGSGGTERAFRQTTARAVWDDQALYLHVICLEPDPASVTAEVKNRDGEVWMEDAVEVFLQPDLARTDFLHFVINARGVRYEERNTDPAFDPDVQVRAVALPQAWQVEMALPWQQLGVAAPREDAAWGFNVGREHRPQRPQEWSTWAPLAKGEAKFHRPNLFGRLQFAAQPRPGRVSGYQATDGLVVNPDFSRVKDGKPEGWGLAASSRCAEVSPASGHWGVRNDGDYGVASQPLNLPVKAGDAFTIYAVMRGSPDTLAGVAAVQEMEDGSPDDLYPFWKLEVTGDYRLYSGRIIVDKGARRLKSFNLYRANRQGWIEYAYVQMVPGIRGASGIADATRCTRQEHRGIGEPAATPALPAFEPLPGGPLRALIFIGEFQRDVVELAQRLDLNYDLVYCPTYRPSGKVDSVVAYDPETVLRRLASGDYDLIILAGNPSASEVVDGLLSAAGRGVGVLCVDPVGGGGPVDAGQYKRLRAALKATALPGERWAEVLGALDPAALAVTTDGPPALKAVAASEVGKARVACLTWADPVSGLIPFTPGWGEYWEYRWAALCRAALWVARRPSPGHLEALEVGQNVTAQVTGPPGQPLTVEVRWDARFGGLGSLQRTVTPGVAGPATVTFTAPAAAARTRGPVVAQVLLRDRAGHALDFAARPLLATTPPVTIQSVTAPAEVAPGAVCDVQATCAIAEGARPTLRAELVDAFGRVLSRAETRPSAAGTQQVKLALRVASPLSVYHRAVVSAWEGEVLVDRAGAEVLVPQAADDLDDFALATGFAASQIRCPEHLRDELAAFLRAQGVRSCTISEYLVQRGFSAFGGVLHSGMRNTGKAPVRVRCFSDPAELAGLAERTTAAVAAKRRWGFIGYNMDDETHLSQQGNEEFCACDFCRQGFQDWARSCYGDIAQANREWGTQYASFDEITVPLLHDLRGQTNPARWVDFRLHMDRVWARAYATAHEAVRARFPDVRLSFTNPYAYNSLSGTDFSLWTPHEELLLRYFYRQVVDRNKSWSHAPMISWFGYESTAPECRQFLWWFALNGGVSPIWWDPLEPWGYTGKDGFTPWQMLDPLWRPTGRSVAVTEAARDLQGGIGKVLRLAQPAAAEALVIHSQASLHSLYAEAALPVGRPVNTGYQRYASADDALAAALKRAGLCYRYALPEQLTRERLRGVSLVVLPCCVALSDEAVAALRQFVAGGGRLLADLMPATQTAHGCPRAASPLAEVFAGPRAVCLGSAATATQAEAIDTALAKLGVQAALSWRLARGGLPAQTEAYRFTLGAAEYVGLVRAATGEAAREGDVVLRLPERRFVYDARAGRLLGQLEELKIAVPPADARFLALLPYRVEGLGLQCRLQGRQLQVTAAVRCAGRPTDHVLHLELTAPGQQAPVFAYTRNVAAPGGRVTTTIPLALNDPSGAWQVTVRDVASGVKAAGTFRVP
- a CDS encoding Gfo/Idh/MocA family oxidoreductase, coding for MARRSRKTIRVGVYGIGRGRSFAEQAAAMEGVELAAICEQREQALQDFLRAHPGVTGYADYSQMLEHDLDAVVLANYCTEHAPAAVQALQAGLHVQSECIAVKTMGEAVELVRAVEASGRIYMFAENCAYMNFAQEMAYLYQKGEIGEFRYGEGEYVHPVSADTKISLSPTFDHWRNWMPATYYCTHSMSPIMYVTRLRPVKVNGFVVPWDAMTPACSDTYKRNDLAAVIMVQMENGAYAKLLLGALEKHLLWYRIYGHKGCLENSRTDYTQLLIHKESWNKQPGEPADMTYRPEFRQHHDLAARTGHGGADFFMLHEFVQAIRTGVPPYFDVYRGLQMSCLGILAYRSALNNNVALDVPSFDNAVELAPYEGDNWSADPADAGPGQPLPSILGDINKPKQLREKIAKRARELRPDWNV
- a CDS encoding ATP-binding cassette domain-containing protein, whose translation is MSDPPPPILACRDLGKAYPGLLALDGVSLEMAAGELWALVGENGAGKSTLVKIIAGQTAPSAGELRLSGRPVTTFSPRMARSLGVAIVPQHPDLFPSLTALENLFVGEWPRGVAGLISWPEMRRRATAILSEMGVSLDLDARAGDLTVAERQLLQIARALLADARLLILDEPTAPLGQEETERLFALIRRLHGRGVAMVYISHRLAEVFELAERVAVLRDGRLVATRPIGEVSREELVRLMVGEAAEGAAPAAAQHARQPEGAALLEVQGLSVPGKVADVSFTVGRGEIVGLAGVAGSGRNEVLRALGGVEPGTAARLLIGGQPLPICSPHDALQAGVSLVPADRHREALILPMNVRENITLGALRRCASRLGLIRRREEAERATELARAFTVKAAGVEQPVAALSGGNQQKVALAARLATEPRVLLLEEPTQGVDVRARAELHRQVRDLAARGVGIVLVSSDMPELLSLSDRLLVLHRGQLVGTLNAAQATQEQVLDLALGTAAEGVVGGVRAPSPSRRPPMRELGLAVLLALLVGVVSVLAPSFATRANLGDILTNNAYLLIAAVGMTMVILTGGIDISIGSMLAVCATVAGASASAGWPVGVVLAATLLAGLGLGAINTVLIVPARIPPIIATLATLTLVRHVLIEVTGGRWINLPVGFREVGLSAPLGIALPVWVAAGAVVAGWVGLRWTAAGRMIYAAGDNPESAAHVGISVRRVQVMVYVVMGLLMGLAAFVYAGRWSAIQTNAGQGLEMVVITAVVVGGTNVFGGSGTMLGTVLGVLLLGVIAGALTPLRLEPTWEKAFQGGLILLAVVADTLRRRGRGEG